AAGATTAAATTCTTGGCTGAATTCCTCAGCACGACATGTGCACCAATTGATGTCTTTAGCTTAGCGCAAAACCCTATTGAAGACAACACTATTGAACAAATTGTTGAAGTCGAAGTATTACGTCGTGTTTTAAAATGCTTCTGTAAGGAAAATTCTTGTTTCGACACTACGGAACCTTTAAATCCAGATTGCGCATTTGCATGTCCAAATCCTATTGAAAATCCATCCGACTTAACAGATGTCGAATAACAAAAAGTACTGCAAATGAGCAACAGCTAAAATGCCTGTTGCTCATTTGCAGTTATTTTCTTTCTTGGAGAATTCCTGCATCATATAAGGATTGAATACATGCAAATGTTATTTCCGGCTTAATTTCTTGATCAATAAGTAACGTTGCTATCTCACGACTTGTATACATCGCTTCATCAATCAACTCACCAACCAATTGATATACTGGCTGATTTAATTCAATATCATCTAAAAATGTCCATTTATATTTTGCCATACTTTCTAAACAAAAACCGCTTTTTTGCTTAGAATAACGATAATAAGGCTTAAAAGTAATAATTTTCGTCCGATCAACTTCTACTGGCATATAGATTTTAATCATTTGCCGGATTTTTTCTTCAAAATCTACAGCATCGCTAAATTCAGTTTCAGCTAAAACAATATTTCCTTCTGGATGTTGATAGTCTATATTACAAGGAGTCGTTAATCGTATTCTCTTTTCTGGCATATTAACGACAAATCCAGAACACTCAATCGCAGATTTCACCATCAATGAATCCATTTTTACATATTCAGCTTTTTTCGTCTGATCATCATAGATTACAATATCCTTTAATTTTTTTGCTTGAGGAAAATCTAAGACTAAATCAACATATAATAACTCCTCTGGACTAAAAGCATCCATTAAGCGATGAAAATCTGCTAAACTGTGTACAAAAAATTGATGCATCGTCGGCAACATCGCTGCATTTTTCAGAAATAGTTTTGTTTGTTCAACGTCTTGCAATGCTAAAGAAGTCGCAACTTGTGGAATATATTGATAAATCTTCTGATAGATATCTGCAAACGCTTTATACTCTATATTATCCAAAGGATCAGTTGCAAAATAACAATGATTTACCGTTTTCCCGAATAAATTATATGTACTATGTAAAATACTTTGCCATAGAGCAATATTTTCTTGATTTAGTTGAAAAATACGCGTTAGAGGCTTATTTTCTGAACGAAAACGAAAAGAATCGGTCACCGTTCGTCCTGTCGTCAATTCAAAAGCAATTGGGTGATGAATAATTGAACGGCTTCGATTCCCAAATTCACCTTTGCAGCGATTTATTTGCCGATTTCGCCACGCTTCAAATGCCTTATTTTTTACCCTACCTAATTCATTTTGCACAATCATACGCAAATTGCGACGTTCGATTAAATAAGCTCTATACCTCCGCATTATCATTGGCAAGCTCATATCATCCAACAAATAAAACTCCGGAGTAAATAGATATTGCAATTCATCCGCATTAAACGGTACACGATATTGATTTAGTAAAGCCTGTGGTTTTTCACCGTATGTATTACGAAATTTTTCATCTGCCAAATACCGCTCTAAAAACCTTTTAACATATGCAACCTGGTGGATATGCACAGCATCGTGAAGCCTAGCCGATATCAATTCGGCGATCGCATTTGATTTTACCTTTCCCTTTCTATCCATAAGTTAAATTTCACCTCCATTTACAAAATCCTAAATTTCACTTAATCTATAAGCAGATATATAATCACGATTTACAAATTGCGTCATTTCAGCTAAAAAAACAGAAATGATGCTCTCCCGCGTGCATCAAATAAACAATAGTTTAGCCGAATAATCTTGCTGTACTTTTCTCTTTTATCTTGACAAAATCCTGCATAATAAATGAGATAATTATAAAGTAGACTGATTCAGATGGAGTTTTTACTTCATCTGAATCCTAACCGCCCTTATACAGAGGCTAATCTGCTCGCTTGTCCCCCTGTGGAGTTGGAGTCCTAGCACAGATTAGCCTTCGGATAAACTCTTCAAATGTATCTATAAAAACAAAGAGGGTGAGGATGAATAATGAAAGTATCGCTCCTACAAATGCAAATAAAGCTCGGTGATTTCACCTCAAATCAGGCCACTATACATCGCTTAATAGAAAAGAGTATGGAAAATAAGCCTGATATCATCGCATTACCGGAAATGTGGAATGTAGGTTTTTTCCCCCGTCCTTTAAATGAATATGCTGACCCAAACGGAGAGAAATGTCAATCTTTTTTAAGCAATTTAGCCAAACAATATAATGTAAATATCGTCGGTGGATCAATTGCTAGAATTACTGACAAGCAATTGTACAATACGAATTATACCTTTGACCGTTCTGGTAACTTAGTGGCTTCTTATGATAAAATCCATCTTTTTTCTCCCGCAAAGGAAGATAAACTTTTTACCGCTGGAAATAAATACGTTGTCTTTGAACTAGATGGTATAAGATGCGCCGTTATCATTTGTTACGATCTTCGCTTTTGTGAATTAGTCCGCTCACTTACAGTGCAAAATGTAGATTTACTTTTCATTCCCGCAGCTTGGCCTATCGAGCGAAAAATGCATTGGGAAATTTTAAGTCAAGCGCGCGCTATTGAAAATCAATGCTTTGTTGCTGCAATTAACGGCTCAGGAAGATTTCATAAATTTCATCTCTGCGGCAATTCTATGCTCATTAATCCGTGGGGAAAAATCCTTGAAAAAGCAACGGAGGCAGAGTCAATAATTGTCGCCGAGTTAAATTTGCAATTATTACAAGAAATCCGTTCTAGCATTAATGTTTTTCATGACCGTCGTCCTGACCTTTATTTTAAATAAAAATGCATTCCCATATTTTATATAGAAGGTGATTTAAATGATTACAGGCATTAGTCATATTACTTTTATCGTAAAAAATCTCGACCGGACTGCTAATCTTTTTAAAAAAGTTTTTGATGCAAAAGAAATCTATACCAGCGAAGAAAAAAAACATTCGCTATATAAAGAAAAATTTTTTCTTATCGGGAATCAATGGATTGCAATTATGGAAAGTGAGGCGATTGTTCACCGGACCTATCACCATATTGCTTTCAAAATAGAGGAACAAGACATAGATATCTACCTCAAAAAAATTAAAAATCTTAACTTGGAGTTAAAACCGCCTAGACAACGTATTTCAGGCGAAGGATATTCAATTTATTTTTATGATTATGACAATAATCTGTTTGAACTGCATACAGGAACATTGTCCCAAAGGTTAACATCATATGAACAGGCAGATAATGAAGTATAACTTCATTATCTGCCTGTTTACTCTATGTAATAATCCGCCCTAGACTCTCATCTTTCAGTGAGAGCTGAGATCAGGGTAGTCAAAATAACTGCGAATAGTAGTTAGATGGATCTAAAGCTCTGCCTGAAACAAAGCTTACAAGTTCTCCAAAGTTTTGATAAAAATAGGTAACTGCTAAACCGATATAACCGCCACCAATAATACCTACCGCTCTAGGTAATTCTTTTAAAGCAAACATTGTATTACTAAAATAAACAAATTTGCTTTCTTTTATCTTTGACCAATCTGCAGACTTCGTTGGGTATCCCCACTTCCCTTCTTTTGTTATTACTAAATACGCTTTTTTAAGCTTAGCCAACACTTTTCTAATGCGTACAAGATGTGTGCAGACATTCTCAGCAAACGATTCACTGGATTGACTCGTTTGCTTATGATTTAAAAAACCAATGCATGAACAGCAACTGTAAATTCACTCGTCATCTTCTTCAATTATTTCCCATTCTTTTATTTTTCTTGGTATGCATCAGACTCCGTTTCATATTGCCATGTATCGATGCCCCCAAAATCATATACATGCTTATACCCCATAGCAATTAGTTTTTCCGATGCTTCTCGACTACGATTTCCACTACGGCAATAAACTAAAACTGTATCCGATTTTTTTATCCCTTCAATTTCTTTATTTGTAATTGTTTCATTTGAAATAAGGATCGCGCCTGGAATATGCTTTATCTTATATTCTGCAGGGGTCCGCACATCCAAAATTATCACACTTCTATTTTCATCTATGATTTTTTTTGCTTCATCACCTGAAATTCGCACACAAGTCCCTCCCTCTTCATTATTTACGTTATTTTGCGTATTTGCATTAGCACAGCCTGCCAATATAAGCGCTAAGAATACAATCATTGAAATTAATAACAATATTTTATTCATCATCATTCTCCTTTATTTTCATACCGTAATTATATTTATTACAGTATGAAGTATCAAGAAAAAATTTGCTACAAAACCAAATTTTTTGACAGTCTTTTTCTACCTGTAGTATGATGTAATTAGGTAACAAAATTACATAACATCTAGGAGGCAAAAATGGACTTAGTTTATACAGGGAAAACAAAAAACGTTTACAAACTCGAAGATGGTAACTACTTATTAAAATTTAAAGACGACGTAACTGGTACAGATGGTGTATTTGATCCAGGTGCAAATACTGTAGGTTTATCTATCGAAGGCGCTGGTCGTGCAGGTTTAAGTTTAACAAAGTACTTTTTTGAAATTATAAATGCCAAAGGGATTCCAACACATTACCTCTCTGCGGATATTGAAAATGCAACGATGACAGTAAAACCAGCAACCGTCTTTGGTCAAGGATTAGAAGTTATCTGCCGTTATCGCGCAGTCGGTAGTTTTTTACGCCGTTATGGAAAGTACGCTCAAGATGGACAAGAATTAGATGCTTTTGTTGAAGTTACATTAAAAGACGACGATCGCGAAGATCCACCAATTACTAAAGATGCATTAGCTATGCTTAACATCTTAAGCGAATCCGAATATGAAATATTAAAAGATTTAACAAAGAAAATTGGCAATATTGTAAAAGAAACGCTTGCCGAAAAAGGCATCGAACTTTATGATATCAAATTTGAATTCGGGCGTGTTGGCGCAGACAATCATATCGCTTTAATTGATGAAATTTCCGGCGGGAATATGCGTGCATTTAAGAATGGCGAATATATCGAACCATTAGTATTAGAAAAATTAATCTTAGCTTAATATATCCGGCAAAAAAAGAGCTATTCATTGAAAATCACTTTCAATGAATAGCTCTTTTTCCATTTACTTTAACGATCTATTTGGCACATCTCCATAAGGTTCCGCATGAATAGTCACATCACACATCGTACCTAGAGATTGTTTAATTTTATTCTCCAATTGATCACAGATCTCATGTACCTCATGCAAGGGCATCTCGCGGTCAAGCAGAATATGCACATCTAAAATTCTATATGCACCTGACCTACGCGTTCTCAATTGATGAAATCCTCGAATCTCAGGCTGGGCTTGAAAAATATCAGATAATATCCTCTCATCCTCTGACGGCAGGCTCATATCAGTAAGTTCCTTTGCACTTGCAACCGTCATGTCATAACCAGCTTTAAAAATAATCGTTGCCACAATAATTGCGATAACAGGGTCAATCCATAACCAGCCCGTAACTTTTATCGCTACTAATCCAAAAAGAACTCCAATCGAAGTCCAAATATCCGCTTGCAAATGCAATCCATCTGCTTCTAAAGCTTGAGAATGTGTAAGTCTCGCTACATGCATCAATCGTTTAGAAACAAAATAGTTTACAACAATCGAGATTCCCATAATGATAATCCCATATTCGAGATATTCTGGCTCTGTTAAATGTTTCATTTTCTGTGCAGCCTCATAAACAATCCAAATTGCTGCAAAAACAATTAACAGCGCTTCTATTGCACTGGATAAATTTTCATATTTACCATGCCCATATGCATGCTCCTTATCTGGTGGCTCAACCGCCTTTTTGACCGCATAAAATGCTATGATAGCTGCAACTAAATCAATCCCCGAATGTGCTGCTTCTGAGATAAGGCTGACTGCACCAGTATATAAACCTACAATTAATTTCAAAATGACAAGCGTTGTATTTGAAATAATAGACAACCATGCCGTACGTCTTTTCAATGCATTGCTGCTTTCCTCTGTCATCGATAAACTCGCCTCCCAAATCCCTCTTCATGTATATAATGAACCCGTCAACGTAAAAGTGTCAAAACTTCGCTATACCAAAAAACCTGTGGAACTATAAAAGCCCCACAGGTTATTATTCCTGCTGCATAATGCCCAGTATACAATGTATACCTGATTATTTTTATATTAACATATGTATTTCAAATTATCTAGTCTATTAGGCGGAAATCATTCGAAAATTCTAGTTCCTTCTGCTGTAAGTTTCGTAATTTTTTCATCTATACGCTGTAAAAGTCCAAGCATAGATTGAGACAAGGTATCTGCCCGTGCATACAACGATTTCGCCTCATTAAGATTTTTTTCTTTAATTGCATCAATTAGTCGATCACCGAGAGAGTGGAATTGATCGTGTATTTCATCAATCTGCTTCCATTCGTCCGCCAATATTGGGATCTCAATTTCAATCGCATGATAAAAATGCCCAAATGCACATTTATGTGAATCCGTTTGTATTGGTGCCAGTTTCATTTCATCAACCATCGTTTTCACTTTAGCTAACCATCCAATATGTGCTTGCCGCGCTTTTTTAATAACCTCTTGCAATTCTTGATTTGTAATCGCATGACGACCTTCGCGTAATCCTTTAAACAGGTTTTCTGTTATCCCAGATAATTGAGCATCAATCTGTCTAATATTTTCTGCATAATCCGCACTTTCCACTGCATCATTATGGAACAAACGCGTCATTTCGCTAAAGCGTTCCGCATCCACACTTGAAGTTTCCATTGCTTTATTGATTTCGTCTGCTGCTGAGCGTATTCCTTGCATAGATTCATTGACATCCCTTACACTGACGATTACACCATTTAGCATATCAATATTCTCGCCAACAGTTTCTGATACCATATCAATCTTGTCACTCATATGATTTGTTGATTCTAGCGTTCTGTCCATGCTTATTTTACCGGCACGTGCTGCCATATGAATATTTTCCACAAAGCTTCTCATTCCATCCAAATTGTGTTTCGTATCATCAGACAATTTACGAATTTCTTCCGCAACTACAGAGAAACCTTTTCCTTGTTCACCTACACGAGCCGCTTCAATCGCCGCATTCAAAGCCAATAAATTTGTTTGGTTGGCAATCTCCTGGACGCTGTCAACAATCTTACCTACCTCAGCACTCAAATTAACTAACTGCTCAATTTTTTCATTCATCATTCCCGTATCTTTGACTACAGCCTCTTTTAAATCGCCCACTTCCACCAATAAATTTTTACTGTTATTATTCTTATCTGCCAATACTTTGGA
This genomic interval from Selenobaculum gibii contains the following:
- a CDS encoding carbon-nitrogen family hydrolase codes for the protein MKVSLLQMQIKLGDFTSNQATIHRLIEKSMENKPDIIALPEMWNVGFFPRPLNEYADPNGEKCQSFLSNLAKQYNVNIVGGSIARITDKQLYNTNYTFDRSGNLVASYDKIHLFSPAKEDKLFTAGNKYVVFELDGIRCAVIICYDLRFCELVRSLTVQNVDLLFIPAAWPIERKMHWEILSQARAIENQCFVAAINGSGRFHKFHLCGNSMLINPWGKILEKATEAESIIVAELNLQLLQEIRSSINVFHDRRPDLYFK
- the fosX gene encoding FosX/FosE/FosI family fosfomycin resistance hydrolase; amino-acid sequence: MITGISHITFIVKNLDRTANLFKKVFDAKEIYTSEEKKHSLYKEKFFLIGNQWIAIMESEAIVHRTYHHIAFKIEEQDIDIYLKKIKNLNLELKPPRQRISGEGYSIYFYDYDNNLFELHTGTLSQRLTSYEQADNEV
- a CDS encoding rhodanese-like domain-containing protein — encoded protein: MNKILLLISMIVFLALILAGCANANTQNNVNNEEGGTCVRISGDEAKKIIDENRSVIILDVRTPAEYKIKHIPGAILISNETITNKEIEGIKKSDTVLVYCRSGNRSREASEKLIAMGYKHVYDFGGIDTWQYETESDAYQEK
- a CDS encoding phosphoribosylaminoimidazolesuccinocarboxamide synthase, which gives rise to MDLVYTGKTKNVYKLEDGNYLLKFKDDVTGTDGVFDPGANTVGLSIEGAGRAGLSLTKYFFEIINAKGIPTHYLSADIENATMTVKPATVFGQGLEVICRYRAVGSFLRRYGKYAQDGQELDAFVEVTLKDDDREDPPITKDALAMLNILSESEYEILKDLTKKIGNIVKETLAEKGIELYDIKFEFGRVGADNHIALIDEISGGNMRAFKNGEYIEPLVLEKLILA
- a CDS encoding cation diffusion facilitator family transporter, coding for MTEESSNALKRRTAWLSIISNTTLVILKLIVGLYTGAVSLISEAAHSGIDLVAAIIAFYAVKKAVEPPDKEHAYGHGKYENLSSAIEALLIVFAAIWIVYEAAQKMKHLTEPEYLEYGIIIMGISIVVNYFVSKRLMHVARLTHSQALEADGLHLQADIWTSIGVLFGLVAIKVTGWLWIDPVIAIIVATIIFKAGYDMTVASAKELTDMSLPSEDERILSDIFQAQPEIRGFHQLRTRRSGAYRILDVHILLDREMPLHEVHEICDQLENKIKQSLGTMCDVTIHAEPYGDVPNRSLK
- a CDS encoding methyl-accepting chemotaxis protein, encoding MFFKKQQTSSCQEMGCILDYVDRSIKGESVKSPTTNHTMHNKVIAQFDRLVANEKRMADAAKEILNIASLTSSFDVEMSFMSKQLMEFAEELASLSENNLAIVEETTATMNQVNETIDSTATTLDKVADGSKVLADKNNNSKNLLVEVGDLKEAVVKDTGMMNEKIEQLVNLSAEVGKIVDSVQEIANQTNLLALNAAIEAARVGEQGKGFSVVAEEIRKLSDDTKHNLDGMRSFVENIHMAARAGKISMDRTLESTNHMSDKIDMVSETVGENIDMLNGVIVSVRDVNESMQGIRSAADEINKAMETSSVDAERFSEMTRLFHNDAVESADYAENIRQIDAQLSGITENLFKGLREGRHAITNQELQEVIKKARQAHIGWLAKVKTMVDEMKLAPIQTDSHKCAFGHFYHAIEIEIPILADEWKQIDEIHDQFHSLGDRLIDAIKEKNLNEAKSLYARADTLSQSMLGLLQRIDEKITKLTAEGTRIFE